CATGCTAGTCCTGTCTTAACCCCAGCAGGTATACCTGCTGCATGCTAGTCCTGTCTTAACCCCAGCAGGTACACCTGCTGCATGCTAGTCCTGTCTTAACCCCAGCAGGTACACCTGCTGCATGCTAGTCCTGTCTTAACCCCAGCAGGTACACCTGCTGCATGCTAGTCCTGTCTTAACCCCAGCAGGTATACCTGCTGCATGCTAGTCCTGTCTTAACCCCAGCAGGTACACCTGCTGCATGCTAGTCCTGTCTTAACCCCAGCAGGTACACCTGCTGCATGCTAGTCCTGTCTTAACCCCAGCAGGTACCCCTGCTGCATGCTAGTCCTGTCTTAACCCCAGCAGGTACCCCTGCTGCATGCTAGTCCTGTCTTAACCCCAGCAGGTACCCCTGCTGCATGCTAGTCCTGTCTTAACCCCAGCAGGTACACCTGCTGAATGCTAGTCCTGTCTTAACCCCAGCAGGTACACCTGCTGCATGCTAGTCCTGTCTTAACCCCAGCAGGTACCCCTGCTGCATGCTAGTCCTGTCTTAACCCCAGCAGGTACCCCTGCTGCATGCTAGTCCTGTCTTAACCCCAGCAGGTACACCTGCTGAATGCTAGTCCTGTCTTAACCCCAGCAGGTACACCTGCTGCATGCTAGTCCTGTCCCAACCCCAGCAGGTACACCTGCTGCATGCTAGTCCTGTCCCAACCCCAGCAGGTATACCTGCTGCATGCTAGTCCTGTCTTAACCCCAGCAGGTACACCTGCTGAATGCTCTCTCAGCCTGTTGTAGGATACAGCAAATAAATTAACAGATTGAATCTGATGTTGCTGGTCTCACAGTGATCTTTACTCAAATGTTTCCAAATCCCCGAGGCAGGTTGAGGATCCCATGACACTAACATGATGCTCACAGCCTTACAACTGACTGGCCATTAACGACTGGAGGCAGGTGGATCAAATGTCCTGTATAAAGATTCACAGTAACAGCTGACAATAGTTAGGGATGATAAATGGTGACACACTTGTATAAGCAGAGATTGTTGCCAAAACCTGATTACCTGGTATTTGCAAGTAAACtaacaatgcatacatgttaaTGGAACCATTGTGTTCTTTAAATGCTATACTGTGTTAGTCTAAGTTGTACCATGTATTTTCTTGGTACACCTTAATATATGAATATTCCTGGTACTGTAATACTGTTGCCTTAAGAAAGAAAACAATACACTACAACTTTTTTTCCTTGTACAACTGTCGAAAACTACATGGAACAAATAATGACATGGACAGACAACCGATGATTAACATTGGTAAGTAATGTGACCAATAAGCTTTCAGAACAGGAATCTGACGGGGCGTATGTACGGCCTTCCTGTCAGACAAGGGCTTGGATCTCTGATGAGATTACAGGAAGTGTAGAGGGACGGGACCGGCTTGGTCTGTGTTATAGTatagagggaggggacaggcttGGTCTGTGTAATAGTatagggggaggggacaggcgTGGTCTGTGTTATAGTATAGGGGAGGGACAGGCGTGGTCTGTGTTATAGTATAGGGCAGAGGAAGGGGACAGGCTTGGTCTGTGTTATAGtatagggcagagggaggggacaggctaGGTCTGTGTTATAGTatagggggaggagacaggcgtGGTCTGTGTTATAGTATAGGGGAGGGACAGGCTTGGTCTGTGTTATAGtatagggcagagggaggggacaggcttGGTCTGTGTTATAGtatagggcagagggaggggacaggcttGGTCTGTGTTATAGtatagggcagagggaggggacaggcgTGGTCTGTGTTATAGtatagggcagagggaggggacaggcttGGTCTGTGTTATAGTATAGGGGAGGGACAGGCGTGGTCTGTGTTATAGTatagggggaggggacaggcgTGGTCTGTGTTATAGTatagggggaggggacaggcttGGTCTGTGTTATAGTatagggcagggggaggggacaggcttGGTCTGTGTTATAGtatagggcagagggagggacaggctTGGTCTGTGTTATAGTATAGGGCAGAGGGATGGGACAGGCTAGGTCTGTGTTATAGTATAGTGCAACGTCTCTGAGTGCTTTTCTTGCTCTTCTTGTTGCTGCGGTTTGTTTCCTTGTATCGCCTGATTTCCCGCACCAAAGAGTAAAAGGCTTCCTCCACCCCCTGAAAGGAAGACAACCcacagtgagacaggcagaggaagacagccctcagtgagacaggcagaggaagacagccctcagtgagacaggcagaggaagacagccctcagtgagacaggcagaggaagacagccctcagtgagacaggcagaggaagaCAGCCCTCAGTGAGATAGGCAGAGGAAGACAGCCctcagtgagacaggcagaggaagacagcccacagtgagacaggcagaaaCGTTCATGTTTTAAGTAGCATTAAGATTAACCTAGATTGTAGATAAGTATTTTATTGATTATTGGGGGAAAACAGCAGCAGTATAAAAGGAACACAAAGGAGCAAAATACGACCAGCAGGGATAAAGCACATATGGACCCTAAATAAATCACTACTATAAATAAGTATGCAGATCATAAATTACCCAAATGACAATACCAAAAGCTGAAGCGTAAATCAATGTGCACTTCTTATTCATAAGCAGTCATTCATTTCAGGCGTACAGTGTAATCTCCAGGGTCAACACCTGTTGCTGAGTTAGATGAAGCAGCCCTCCTACCTGTCTGGTTTTGGCTGAGGTCTCTACAAAGGGGACTCCTAGCCCCCTGGCCAGCTCCTGGGCCTGCCTGCTCTCCACGCTCCGGGAACCCAGGTCGCTCTTGTTTCCCACCAGCACCATGGGAACGCTGTCACTGTCCTTTACGCGGTTGATCTGCTCTCTGGGGATTTTCAGGATATTATTGGGGTAAAAAGGTACAGCAGGGCATTAAATCTTCTTTAATAACAGATTAGTAAGGTAGCTACTGTAAGTAGGAATGTACCTGTAAAGGTGAACGTCCTCAAAAGACTTGCTGTTGTTGATGGCGAAGACACAGAGGaagccctcccctgtcctcatgTACTGGTCCCTCATGGCGCTGTACTCCTCCTGGCCTGCCGTGTCCAGGATGTCCAGCAGACATGTCTCCCCATCAATCACCACCTGCTTCCTGTACGAGTCCTGTATTAGGACAGACATGTCAATCACCACAAGCTTCCTGTACGAGTCCTGTATTAGGACAGACATGTCAATCACCACCTGCTTCCTGTACGAGTCCTGTATTAGGACAGACATGTCAATCACAACCTGCTTCCTGTACGAGTCCTGTATTAGGACAGACATGTCAATCACCACCTGCTCCCTCTAAGTTTGCACATTGTAAAGATTATATCTAATTAGTTTCCAAACGAAAGCGAATTAATTCCAATTTCTGCTTAttcaatatgttttttttacgtAGGGGGGCGTTCATTGTCTGCGCTACGATGACTAATTATGAATTCAATCAGCAGAAAAATCTTCTGAGCGTATACTGTAAGAAATCACATATCTTTTGGTGTACTTATTAAGTACACACTATCTACATACAATCACTGTAACTCACCTCAATAGTGGGGTCATATTCATCCACAAAATGGTTTTGGATGAGCTGTATTGTCAAAGCGCTCTTTCCCACACCACCAGCCCCGACTACCACAAGTTTATACTCTGTCATGCCTGAGGGAGAGATCATATATAATCCATATGAATGATTATAGACTACATAT
Above is a window of Hypomesus transpacificus isolate Combined female chromosome 17, fHypTra1, whole genome shotgun sequence DNA encoding:
- the zgc:55558 gene encoding GTPase KRas isoform X2 — translated: MTEYKLVVVGAGGVGKSALTIQLIQNHFVDEYDPTIEDSYRKQVVIDGETCLLDILDTAGQEEYSAMRDQYMRTGEGFLCVFAINNSKSFEDVHLYREQINRVKDSDSVPMVLVGNKSDLGSRSVESRQAQELARGLGVPFVETSAKTRQKSHTATGGSRASN
- the zgc:55558 gene encoding GTPase KRas isoform X1, whose amino-acid sequence is MTEYKLVVVGAGGVGKSALTIQLIQNHFVDEYDPTIEDSYRKQVVIDGETCLLDILDTAGQEEYSAMRDQYMRTGEGFLCVFAINNSKSFEDVHLYREQINRVKDSDSVPMVLVGNKSDLGSRSVESRQAQELARGLGVPFVETSAKTRQGVEEAFYSLVREIRRYKETNRSNKKSKKSTQRRCTIL